In the Stakelama saccharophila genome, GTCGTAAGCGCGGCCGTGGGGATATTCGCCCTGAATGGCAGGGCCAGGAATGCGGAGAGCACGATTTGCGCCACGGGCGCCAGGATGCCCGTCGCCATCCCCAGCGCGACGCCGCGCGGCACCGATCGACGGGTGAACCGCCATAGCGCGGGCGCGAGCACGCGGTGCGCGACGGGGCGCAGCCAGCGGTTCTTCTCGAACTGCTCGCGCCTGGGCAGGTTGCGGCGAATCCAGCCGACACCGCGCAGCCACAGGGCCCGATCAGCCGGTATCTTTGAGGATCCGCTGCTGCTCGCGCTTCCAGTCCCGTTCCTTGATGGTCGCGCGCTTGTCATGCGCCTTCTTGCCCTTTGCCAGCGCCAGTTCGAGCTTCGCCCGCCCTCGCCCGTTGAAATAGATCGAAAGCGGCACCAGCGTCATGCCCTGCCGCGCCACCGCCCCGTGGAGCTTGCGTATCTCCCGGTCGTGCAGGAGCAATTTACGCGGCCGCTTCGGTTCGTGATTGAACCGGTTGCCATGGCTGAATTCGGGAATATTGGAATTGATCAGCCAGACCTGGCCGTCGCGAACCTCGGCATAGCTTTCCGCGATCGACCCTTCGCCGAAGCGCAGGCTCTTCACTTCCGTGCCGGTCAGCACGATTCCCGCCTCGTAAATATCGTCGAGCGCATAATCGAACCGCGCCCGTCGGTTCTCGGCGACGGTCTTCTTCTTATCGAAACTCTGGGTATGCGGTCGTGCCATGACGCCGCCATGTAGTGCGGCC is a window encoding:
- the smpB gene encoding SsrA-binding protein SmpB; its protein translation is MARPHTQSFDKKKTVAENRRARFDYALDDIYEAGIVLTGTEVKSLRFGEGSIAESYAEVRDGQVWLINSNIPEFSHGNRFNHEPKRPRKLLLHDREIRKLHGAVARQGMTLVPLSIYFNGRGRAKLELALAKGKKAHDKRATIKERDWKREQQRILKDTG
- a CDS encoding DUF2062 domain-containing protein — encoded protein: MTSARPSRNGTGSASSSGSSKIPADRALWLRGVGWIRRNLPRREQFEKNRWLRPVAHRVLAPALWRFTRRSVPRGVALGMATGILAPVAQIVLSAFLALPFRANIPTAALTTFITNPFTTPAIWLLAYWLGGWVLHFDAAVPGHPISAKVGAHMGWLHWLLAEAGPATIVGLILLAAIGAVIGHVAATIGWRLWIARKWRRRHHGKS